The proteins below come from a single Natrinema sp. SYSU A 869 genomic window:
- a CDS encoding DUF5804 family protein — MTRVCLIGEAGTNLQYELLSRETAREALATYDLERPFENSLAVRTVSVGAAVSLLNDLNWYLTRFVDEVLVQEPSISDEEWLSRPLAKQLRNGDLEPDATAEFCKIYGLERVDSDPESAPDNPAGAADSRPDADGDSKTPPGSGSEGETESETDTETGDSSGAERPGVAEPTYRLVEPLYVRRVDGDLPEYDLRDVEETLVVRLTEAEYS; from the coding sequence GTGACCCGCGTCTGTCTTATCGGCGAGGCCGGGACCAACCTCCAGTACGAGCTACTCTCCCGCGAAACGGCTCGCGAAGCGCTAGCGACCTACGACTTGGAGCGGCCCTTCGAGAACTCACTCGCCGTCCGGACGGTCAGCGTCGGCGCTGCCGTCTCGCTGCTGAACGACCTGAACTGGTATCTCACCCGGTTCGTCGACGAGGTGCTAGTCCAGGAGCCGAGCATCAGTGACGAGGAGTGGCTCTCGCGGCCGCTGGCCAAACAGCTCCGAAACGGCGACCTCGAGCCCGACGCCACCGCCGAATTCTGCAAGATCTACGGCCTCGAGCGAGTGGATTCGGATCCCGAATCGGCTCCTGACAACCCCGCCGGGGCCGCCGACTCGAGACCGGACGCTGACGGCGACTCGAAGACGCCTCCCGGCTCCGGGAGCGAGGGAGAGACCGAGAGCGAAACGGATACAGAGACGGGCGACTCGAGCGGGGCCGAGCGGCCAGGCGTCGCCGAGCCGACGTATCGACTCGTCGAACCGTTGTACGTTCGCCGGGTCGACGGTGACTTGCCTGAATACGATCTCCGAGACGTCGAAGAGACCCTCGTCGTCCGGCTGACCGAAGCCGAATACTCGTAA
- a CDS encoding tRNA sulfurtransferase — MHPPGADTVLVRHGDLNTKSNTVKRYMEGLLAENIEALLADRSIPGEVERRWNRPLIHTSEDAVEAATDTATDTFGVVSASPALTVSTEKARILEAVTETARKHYDGGTFAVDARRSDKSLPYDSEDLAREAGTAIWEAVEDEFEPEVDLDDPDLTFGVEVREDVAFVYLEQVDGPGGLPLGSQEPVIALVSGGIDSPVATYEMMKRGSPVVPAYVDLGDYGGIDHEARAMETVRLLSEYAPNFDMQVYRIPGGEAVDLLVREMEQGRMLSLRRFFYRAAEILAERVDANGIVTGEAAGQKSSQTIRNLGVTSRATQLPIHRPLLTRDKQYIVAQAREIGTFTDSTMDAGCNRVTPDQVETNARLKPLLKAEPDDLLERAEEAAKRAELVEP; from the coding sequence ATGCACCCTCCGGGAGCCGACACCGTCCTCGTCCGTCACGGGGACCTCAACACAAAGAGCAACACGGTCAAGCGGTACATGGAGGGCCTCCTCGCGGAGAATATAGAGGCCCTCCTCGCGGACCGGTCGATTCCCGGCGAGGTCGAGCGCCGGTGGAACCGGCCGCTGATTCACACGAGCGAAGACGCCGTCGAGGCCGCGACTGACACCGCGACGGATACCTTCGGCGTCGTCTCCGCGAGTCCCGCTCTGACCGTCAGCACGGAGAAAGCGCGCATTCTCGAGGCCGTCACGGAAACGGCCCGCAAGCACTACGACGGCGGGACCTTCGCGGTCGACGCTCGCCGGTCGGACAAGAGTCTGCCCTACGACAGCGAGGACCTGGCTCGCGAGGCCGGCACGGCGATCTGGGAGGCCGTCGAAGACGAGTTCGAGCCCGAAGTCGATCTCGACGATCCGGATCTCACGTTCGGCGTCGAGGTGCGCGAGGACGTCGCGTTCGTCTACCTCGAGCAGGTCGACGGGCCGGGCGGGCTTCCGCTCGGCTCTCAGGAGCCGGTTATCGCGCTGGTCAGCGGCGGAATCGACTCGCCGGTCGCGACCTACGAGATGATGAAACGCGGCAGCCCGGTCGTGCCGGCCTACGTCGACCTCGGCGACTACGGCGGGATCGACCACGAGGCCCGCGCGATGGAGACGGTGCGGCTGCTCTCCGAATACGCGCCGAACTTCGACATGCAGGTCTACCGGATTCCGGGCGGTGAGGCCGTCGATCTCCTCGTCCGGGAAATGGAACAGGGCCGTATGCTCTCCCTGCGGCGGTTCTTCTACCGCGCCGCCGAAATCTTGGCCGAACGCGTCGATGCGAACGGCATCGTCACCGGCGAGGCTGCCGGTCAGAAGTCCAGCCAGACGATCCGAAACCTCGGCGTCACCAGCCGCGCCACGCAACTGCCGATCCACCGCCCGCTGTTGACCCGGGACAAACAGTACATCGTCGCCCAGGCCCGCGAAATCGGCACCTTCACCGACTCGACGATGGACGCCGGCTGCAACCGCGTCACCCCCGATCAAGTCGAGACCAACGCCCGACTGAAACCGCTGCTGAAAGCGGAGCCCGACGACCTGCTCGAGCGGGCCGAAGAGGCGGCAAAGCGGGCGGAACTCGTCGAGCCCTAA
- a CDS encoding MFS transporter has translation MSDSSEQSNSRAVVYAVVASTFFVGFGGGVVFPILPNLGEVLGISAFMVGVILSANRWTRLVANGPAGVLVDRIGTRKPFVVGLAIEGLATFGYVIAIRAAMPEVWFILARITWGIGSALVFATAYTITADVSEASSRGTSMGIVRAGITFGFPAGMVLGGIVSEVYSNATAFVLAASFAGLASIIAFFIVPETHVDTPGSSIKPWDLETTLPALTVGLVNFGLYFAYIGVLFSTLVLYLEVESLTLSLEVAGYGIDYGEQGTSGLLMAVSALSGAVFTISGGKISDSVGARMPVLIGFLVISCTGFVVLTVAPSFGAVVFACALIGAGQGGVGGPLTALLADLTPEDRMGRAMGTNNIFGDVGGGLGPLLSLPFANAVGYDVLYALSAIIPLIAGAVLVAGIYSYTGRLSPTVEESVV, from the coding sequence ATGTCCGACTCGAGCGAGCAATCGAACTCACGTGCCGTTGTCTACGCCGTTGTCGCGAGTACCTTCTTCGTCGGCTTCGGCGGCGGGGTCGTCTTCCCAATCCTGCCGAACCTCGGCGAGGTACTGGGGATTTCGGCGTTCATGGTCGGCGTCATCCTCTCGGCGAACCGCTGGACGCGACTGGTGGCGAACGGGCCGGCGGGCGTGCTCGTCGACCGAATCGGCACCCGAAAACCGTTCGTCGTCGGGCTAGCGATCGAGGGCCTCGCGACATTCGGCTACGTAATCGCAATCAGGGCCGCGATGCCGGAGGTCTGGTTCATTCTCGCGCGGATCACGTGGGGGATCGGCAGCGCGCTCGTGTTCGCGACGGCGTACACGATCACCGCCGACGTCAGCGAGGCCAGCTCGCGGGGGACGAGCATGGGCATCGTCCGCGCCGGGATCACGTTCGGCTTCCCCGCCGGCATGGTACTGGGCGGGATCGTCAGCGAAGTGTATAGCAACGCGACGGCGTTCGTTCTCGCGGCCTCCTTCGCCGGCCTCGCGAGCATCATCGCTTTCTTCATCGTTCCCGAGACCCACGTCGACACCCCCGGTTCGTCGATCAAACCGTGGGACCTCGAGACGACCCTGCCTGCGCTTACCGTCGGCCTGGTCAACTTCGGGCTTTACTTCGCCTATATTGGCGTCCTCTTCTCGACACTCGTCCTCTACCTCGAGGTCGAGTCACTGACGCTCTCGCTCGAGGTCGCGGGCTACGGCATCGACTACGGCGAACAGGGGACGTCCGGGCTGTTGATGGCAGTGTCGGCTCTCTCGGGAGCGGTCTTTACTATCTCGGGCGGCAAGATCAGCGATTCCGTCGGCGCTCGCATGCCCGTCCTAATCGGATTTCTGGTGATCAGCTGTACCGGATTCGTCGTGCTCACGGTCGCCCCCTCGTTCGGGGCCGTCGTCTTCGCCTGTGCGCTGATCGGCGCGGGACAGGGCGGCGTCGGCGGCCCGCTGACGGCCCTCCTTGCGGACCTCACGCCCGAGGATCGGATGGGCAGGGCGATGGGGACCAACAACATCTTCGGTGACGTCGGCGGCGGTCTCGGTCCGCTGCTATCGTTGCCCTTCGCCAACGCGGTCGGCTACGACGTGCTGTACGCACTCAGCGCGATCATTCCGCTGATAGCCGGGGCCGTTCTCGTTGCCGGCATCTACTCCTACACCGGGAGGCTGAGTCCGACGGTCGAGGAATCGGTCGTCTGA
- a CDS encoding methionine adenosyltransferase, which produces MSERNIRIESIDRQAVEDQEVEIVERKGIGHPDSICDGIAESVAGALAREYLDRVGEVLHFNTDETQLVAGEAAPAFGGGEVVDPIYLLIVGRATKHYEGQTIPAETIALRAAREYLEENIPQLTVGEDIVVDVKLGEGSGDLQEVFGEDEVSVPMANDTSFGVGHAPLTETEQIVLEAERRLNGEYAAENPALGPDVKIMGKREGDEIDVTVAAAMVDEYIPNLDGYIEAVESVREFVDGVAREHTDRAVSVHVNTADDYEEGSIYLTVTGTSAEQGDDGSVGRGNRANGLITPNRSMSMEATSGKNPVNHIGKIYNLLSTEIAEEVVSEVNGIRDLRVRLLSQIGRPIDQPHVADVQVVTDDSIAVSDVADDVEVIVNRELADVTEITRSVIEGELSTF; this is translated from the coding sequence ATGAGCGAGCGGAACATCCGGATCGAGTCTATCGACCGGCAAGCGGTCGAGGATCAGGAAGTCGAAATCGTCGAACGAAAGGGAATCGGACATCCCGACTCCATCTGTGACGGGATCGCCGAGAGCGTCGCCGGGGCGCTCGCACGCGAGTACTTGGACCGCGTCGGCGAGGTACTGCACTTCAACACCGACGAGACGCAACTCGTCGCCGGCGAGGCGGCACCCGCATTCGGCGGCGGCGAAGTCGTTGACCCCATCTATCTGCTGATCGTCGGCCGCGCGACCAAACACTACGAGGGCCAGACCATCCCCGCCGAGACCATCGCACTGCGGGCCGCCCGCGAATACCTCGAGGAAAACATCCCGCAGCTAACCGTCGGCGAGGATATCGTCGTCGACGTCAAGCTTGGCGAGGGCAGCGGCGACCTCCAGGAGGTCTTCGGCGAGGACGAAGTCAGCGTTCCGATGGCTAACGACACGAGCTTCGGCGTCGGCCACGCGCCGCTGACTGAGACCGAACAGATCGTTCTCGAGGCCGAGCGACGACTGAACGGGGAGTACGCGGCCGAGAATCCGGCACTCGGTCCGGACGTGAAGATCATGGGCAAGCGCGAGGGTGACGAGATCGACGTCACCGTCGCGGCAGCGATGGTCGATGAGTACATTCCGAATCTGGACGGCTACATCGAGGCTGTCGAGTCCGTCCGGGAGTTCGTCGACGGTGTCGCGCGCGAGCATACCGACCGCGCAGTTAGCGTCCACGTCAATACGGCCGACGACTACGAGGAGGGTTCGATCTACCTCACGGTGACGGGGACCTCCGCCGAGCAGGGCGACGACGGCTCCGTCGGCCGCGGGAACCGCGCGAACGGGCTCATCACGCCCAATCGCTCGATGTCGATGGAAGCGACGAGCGGCAAGAACCCGGTCAACCACATCGGAAAGATCTACAACCTGCTCTCGACGGAGATCGCCGAAGAAGTCGTCAGTGAGGTCAACGGCATCCGCGACCTGCGCGTGCGCCTCCTTTCCCAGATCGGCCGGCCGATCGATCAGCCCCACGTCGCCGACGTGCAGGTCGTCACCGACGACAGCATCGCGGTCTCGGATGTCGCCGACGACGTCGAAGTGATCGTCAACCGGGAGCTCGCGGACGTGACCGAAATCACGCGTAGTGTGATCGAGGGCGAACTCTCGACGTTCTGA
- the cyaB gene encoding class IV adenylate cyclase: MYEVEVKVPADLAAVRERLKALEARPQGAVVQVDTYYDAPHREFAETDEALRIRSERPESGSEETRVTYKGPLVDDESKTREEVETAVADHEKTDAILTNLGFEAAATVRKERERFTLEGYTITLDSVDDVGEYVEVETDIADESDLEAAREGAYDVLERLNLDPNDQLRTSYLGLLLES; encoded by the coding sequence ATGTACGAGGTCGAAGTGAAGGTCCCTGCCGATCTCGCGGCCGTCCGCGAACGCCTCAAAGCCCTCGAGGCGCGGCCCCAAGGAGCCGTCGTGCAGGTCGACACCTACTACGACGCCCCCCACCGCGAGTTCGCCGAGACCGACGAGGCGTTGCGGATCCGCTCGGAGCGCCCCGAAAGCGGATCCGAGGAAACCCGCGTCACCTACAAGGGGCCGCTCGTCGACGACGAGTCCAAGACCCGCGAGGAGGTCGAGACTGCCGTCGCGGATCACGAGAAGACGGATGCGATCCTGACGAACCTCGGCTTCGAGGCCGCCGCGACGGTCCGCAAGGAACGCGAGCGGTTCACGCTTGAGGGGTACACCATCACCCTCGATTCGGTCGACGACGTCGGCGAGTACGTCGAAGTCGAGACTGACATCGCGGACGAGTCGGATCTCGAGGCGGCTCGAGAGGGGGCCTACGACGTGCTTGAGCGACTGAATCTCGATCCGAACGATCAGCTCAGGACCTCGTATCTCGGCTTGCTACTCGAGTCCTGA
- a CDS encoding FKBP-type peptidyl-prolyl cis-trans isomerase — MTEDQEAELEEQADDVDEEVAEEDADGLQEGDFVELEYTAYTTEDEQLVDTTDPEVAEEEGVDQEGQEFKPRTIVVGEGHIFEAVENDIIGSEPGDSGTVTVPAEDAFGEYDPDDVQTVSAEKIDEDDRYPGANVQIEGEQGYISTIIGGRARVDFNHPLAGEDVEYEYTIADEVDDREQQATGLFEMYLEMEPDLWIETDEVEEEVPVEPDEDDEDAEPEFETETVEKETLYLEATPQMTMNQQWMMGKQQIGQDIIEKVGVDRVIVQEVIDGMGGMGMGGMMGGMGGGMGGGDIEEALEDADVDADEIVEELEGAEE; from the coding sequence ATGACTGAGGATCAAGAGGCCGAGCTCGAGGAGCAGGCCGATGACGTCGACGAAGAAGTAGCTGAAGAAGACGCCGACGGACTGCAGGAAGGCGACTTCGTCGAACTCGAATACACCGCGTACACCACCGAGGACGAACAGCTGGTCGACACGACCGACCCCGAGGTCGCCGAGGAAGAGGGCGTCGATCAAGAGGGCCAGGAGTTCAAGCCGCGAACGATCGTGGTCGGCGAGGGCCACATCTTCGAGGCCGTCGAGAACGACATCATCGGCTCCGAGCCCGGCGACTCCGGTACTGTGACCGTCCCCGCCGAGGACGCCTTCGGCGAGTACGATCCGGACGATGTCCAGACCGTCAGCGCCGAGAAGATCGACGAGGACGACCGCTACCCCGGTGCGAACGTCCAGATCGAGGGCGAGCAGGGCTACATCAGCACGATCATCGGCGGCCGCGCCCGCGTCGACTTCAACCACCCGCTGGCCGGTGAGGACGTCGAGTACGAGTACACGATCGCTGACGAGGTCGACGACCGCGAGCAGCAGGCTACCGGCCTCTTCGAGATGTACCTCGAGATGGAGCCCGACCTCTGGATCGAGACGGACGAGGTCGAGGAAGAGGTTCCCGTCGAGCCTGACGAGGACGACGAGGACGCAGAGCCCGAGTTCGAGACCGAGACCGTCGAGAAGGAGACGCTCTACCTCGAGGCCACGCCCCAGATGACCATGAACCAGCAGTGGATGATGGGCAAACAGCAGATCGGGCAGGACATCATCGAGAAGGTCGGCGTCGACCGCGTTATCGTCCAGGAAGTCATCGACGGCATGGGTGGCATGGGCATGGGCGGTATGATGGGCGGCATGGGTGGCGGAATGGGCGGCGGCGACATCGAGGAGGCCCTCGAGGACGCCGACGTCGATGCTGACGAGATCGTCGAAGAGCTCGAAGGCGCAGAGGAATAA
- a CDS encoding transcriptional regulator, whose amino-acid sequence MVGRLDTGIDVLDRKLDGGLPPGCIVAYTADPASQSELLLYELTAARGTLYLSTERSDDAVRHAVEASPSSVGSPTVRHVTSDTPLEEATRLIGALPDGANLIIDTMDVLEQCDTDEYITFCNNLQAKMLETGGIAVLHCLKSDHEPGNRARTFHAADAVFDLRTKIAGSELESHLTIPKFRGGSQPTDAIKLELTEEVAIDTSRDIA is encoded by the coding sequence ATGGTCGGCCGGCTCGACACTGGAATCGACGTACTCGATCGAAAACTCGACGGTGGGCTCCCACCGGGGTGTATCGTTGCGTACACCGCCGACCCGGCCAGCCAATCCGAGCTACTGCTCTACGAGCTCACGGCTGCCCGCGGAACGCTGTACCTCTCGACGGAACGCTCCGATGACGCCGTCCGCCACGCCGTCGAGGCCTCGCCGTCCTCGGTCGGCAGCCCAACAGTCAGACACGTCACCAGCGACACGCCGCTTGAGGAGGCGACCCGGCTCATCGGAGCCCTCCCCGACGGAGCCAACCTCATCATCGACACGATGGACGTCTTAGAGCAGTGTGATACCGACGAGTACATCACCTTCTGTAACAATCTCCAAGCCAAGATGCTCGAGACAGGGGGTATCGCCGTCCTCCACTGCCTGAAAAGCGATCACGAGCCCGGGAACCGAGCGCGGACCTTCCACGCCGCTGACGCCGTCTTCGATCTCCGAACCAAAATCGCCGGTTCCGAACTCGAGAGCCACCTGACGATCCCCAAGTTCCGCGGCGGCAGTCAGCCGACCGACGCGATCAAACTCGAGCTCACGGAGGAAGTAGCGATCGACACGAGCCGCGACATCGCGTGA
- the pyrB gene encoding aspartate carbamoyltransferase encodes MRHDHLITSKQLSRGDIETVLDYAAEVDADPSALADRHAGTLLGLLFFEPSTRTKMSFETAMKRLGGGIVDMGSVESSSVKKGETLADTVQVIEGYADALVLRHPKQGAATMASEFVDVPLLNAGDGAGHHPTQTMLDLYTIRENAGLDDLTIGIMGDLKYGRTVHSLAYALTNFDTQQHFISPESLQLPREVVYDLHQQQDGAGIKEHDALEEVLPSLDVLYVTRIQRERFPDENEYQKVAGEYQIDAETLEAASDDLTVMHPLPRVDEIAPEIDETDHAAYFEQAHNGVPVRMALLDLLLSDDKSIEGGSDE; translated from the coding sequence ATGCGCCACGATCACCTCATCACGAGCAAACAACTCTCTCGAGGAGACATCGAGACCGTCCTCGACTACGCGGCCGAGGTTGACGCCGATCCGTCGGCCCTCGCCGACCGCCACGCCGGTACCCTACTCGGGTTGCTCTTTTTCGAACCGAGCACGCGGACGAAGATGAGCTTCGAGACCGCGATGAAGCGACTCGGCGGCGGCATCGTCGACATGGGCTCGGTCGAATCCTCGAGCGTGAAGAAGGGAGAGACGCTCGCCGACACCGTCCAGGTCATCGAAGGGTACGCCGACGCGCTCGTCCTGCGCCACCCCAAACAGGGCGCGGCGACGATGGCAAGTGAGTTCGTCGACGTTCCGCTGTTGAACGCGGGGGACGGCGCGGGCCACCACCCCACCCAGACGATGCTCGATCTCTACACGATCCGGGAGAACGCCGGACTGGACGATCTGACCATCGGCATCATGGGCGACCTGAAGTACGGTCGGACCGTCCACTCGCTGGCCTACGCGCTGACGAACTTCGATACCCAACAGCACTTCATCAGCCCGGAAAGCCTCCAGCTACCTCGCGAGGTCGTCTACGATCTCCATCAGCAACAGGACGGCGCGGGGATCAAGGAACACGACGCGCTCGAGGAGGTGCTGCCCTCGCTGGACGTCCTCTACGTCACGCGGATCCAGCGCGAGCGGTTCCCCGACGAGAACGAGTACCAGAAAGTCGCCGGCGAGTACCAGATCGACGCCGAGACGCTCGAGGCCGCAAGCGACGACTTGACGGTGATGCACCCGCTACCCCGCGTCGACGAGATCGCGCCCGAAATCGACGAGACCGACCACGCGGCCTACTTCGAACAGGCGCACAACGGCGTCCCGGTCCGGATGGCGCTGCTCGATCTCCTGTTGAGCGACGACAAGTCCATCGAAGGTGGAAGCGATGAGTAA
- the pyrI gene encoding aspartate carbamoyltransferase regulatory subunit: MSNDHDHHDGNDDHELRVSKIRDGTVIDHVHGGQALNVLAILGIDGTEGEEVSVGMNVPSDRLARKDIVKVEGRELSQDEVDVLSLIAPDATINIVRDYDVVEKHRVESPDVVEGVLSCPNAGCITTGDEPVTSRFSVLEDGVRCSYCETIIREEIAELIDT; the protein is encoded by the coding sequence ATGAGTAACGATCACGATCACCACGACGGCAACGATGACCACGAATTGCGGGTGAGTAAGATCCGCGACGGCACCGTCATCGATCATGTCCACGGCGGGCAGGCGTTGAACGTCCTCGCGATTCTGGGCATCGACGGCACCGAGGGCGAAGAGGTGTCCGTCGGGATGAACGTCCCCTCCGATCGGCTCGCGCGCAAGGACATCGTCAAGGTCGAGGGCCGAGAGCTGAGCCAGGACGAGGTCGACGTCCTCTCGCTGATCGCGCCCGACGCGACGATCAACATCGTCCGCGACTACGATGTCGTCGAGAAACACCGCGTCGAAAGCCCCGACGTCGTCGAGGGCGTGCTCTCCTGTCCCAACGCTGGCTGTATCACGACCGGTGATGAACCAGTTACCTCTCGGTTTTCTGTGCTCGAGGACGGCGTTCGGTGTTCGTACTGCGAGACGATCATTCGCGAGGAAATCGCGGAGCTGATCGACACCTGA
- a CDS encoding enoyl-CoA hydratase/isomerase family protein → MEIDSDDGVLRLTFDRPDALNAITMETADELADAIEAATPEEDDVIVLTGEGAAFSAGGDLESLAETPESSQAAYEEVTETFGRVVEAMLECPVPIVAKVNGDAIGAGLSLVALADIAYAAADATFSCAFVRVGLIPDTGGTVMLPHIVGLRAAKQLAFTGEFFDAERAAALELVNEAVPAEELDDRVAETVERLADGPTATIGMMKQAMHENLSRPWDEALDYENLLQAQARTSDAHKEGVAAFLEDRDPAFE, encoded by the coding sequence ATGGAGATCGACAGCGACGACGGTGTTCTCCGGTTGACCTTCGATCGGCCGGACGCGCTCAACGCGATCACGATGGAAACGGCCGACGAACTGGCCGACGCAATCGAAGCCGCCACCCCCGAGGAGGACGACGTGATCGTCCTCACCGGCGAGGGAGCGGCCTTCAGCGCCGGCGGCGACCTCGAGTCACTGGCCGAGACTCCCGAATCATCTCAAGCGGCCTACGAGGAAGTCACCGAGACCTTCGGCCGCGTCGTCGAGGCGATGCTCGAGTGTCCCGTCCCGATCGTTGCGAAGGTCAACGGTGACGCCATCGGCGCGGGCCTCTCGCTCGTCGCGCTTGCCGATATCGCCTACGCTGCCGCCGACGCGACGTTTTCCTGTGCGTTCGTCAGGGTCGGGCTGATCCCCGACACCGGCGGTACCGTCATGCTCCCCCACATCGTCGGGCTGCGGGCCGCGAAACAACTCGCTTTCACCGGCGAGTTCTTTGACGCCGAGCGAGCGGCCGCCCTCGAGCTGGTCAACGAGGCGGTTCCCGCCGAGGAACTCGACGACCGTGTCGCCGAGACCGTTGAGCGACTCGCCGACGGCCCCACGGCCACGATCGGGATGATGAAGCAGGCTATGCATGAGAACCTGAGCCGTCCCTGGGACGAGGCGCTGGACTACGAGAACCTGCTTCAGGCACAGGCCCGTACGTCCGACGCCCACAAGGAGGGTGTTGCCGCCTTCCTCGAGGACCGGGACCCGGCGTTCGAGTAG
- a CDS encoding helix-turn-helix domain-containing protein, with amino-acid sequence MTSIADIEIPADGTGTGELFEAVPSLTCEMERVIASSGHGLWLSGPSQPEIESAIDGASAIGNYSQISSDEDRWLYDIEFEPDTVDPFEIILEENGTVLSASASNGTWLLSIRVVDRESVSSLYDRLDDNDVTPTIVRLFDLAEETHSQCGLTTRQYETLVAAIDHGYFEIPREVSMQELSEELGISHQALSERLRRAYRALVTSELNVTEEDTAAPPMPTN; translated from the coding sequence ATGACATCCATCGCAGACATCGAGATTCCGGCCGACGGAACCGGCACTGGCGAGCTGTTCGAGGCTGTCCCCTCGCTGACGTGTGAAATGGAGCGGGTGATCGCCTCGAGCGGTCACGGACTCTGGCTGTCGGGACCCTCCCAACCGGAGATCGAATCGGCCATCGATGGGGCCTCGGCGATCGGCAACTACTCCCAGATCAGCAGCGACGAGGACCGCTGGCTCTACGACATCGAGTTCGAGCCCGATACCGTCGACCCGTTCGAGATCATCCTCGAGGAGAACGGGACGGTACTGAGCGCTTCGGCCTCCAACGGTACGTGGCTGCTCAGCATCCGCGTCGTCGACCGCGAGAGCGTCAGTTCACTGTACGACCGGCTCGACGACAACGACGTGACGCCGACGATCGTTCGACTCTTCGACCTCGCCGAAGAGACCCACTCCCAGTGTGGCCTGACGACTCGCCAGTATGAGACGCTGGTCGCGGCGATCGATCACGGCTACTTCGAGATCCCCCGCGAAGTCTCAATGCAAGAGCTCTCCGAGGAGCTAGGCATCTCCCATCAGGCGCTCTCCGAGCGTCTGCGCCGAGCCTACCGCGCGCTCGTCACATCCGAACTCAACGTGACCGAAGAGGACACCGCCGCCCCGCCAATGCCGACCAATTGA
- a CDS encoding ABC transporter permease produces MSRTRSRGGESERDVDASGADTDTARFDAGREWLSSGLAVPALLGAVLFASFVVPFAVFLVRMRDVDVVAGLANPTVRDAIGTSLVTAPISTAIATVFGVPLAYVLSRASFRGKRLVEALVLLPLVVPPIVGGVMLLTVVGRYTPIGAAAAALGMPLTDSRAGVVLAQTFVAAPFLVVTARAGFDGVDPRLEEAARTMGYGRIRTVRLVSLPLARNAIAAGIVLTFVRAIGEFGATMMVAYTPRTMPTQIRVSFIARGIDAIVPIALALLAVAVIVVVAVQLLVGTPRRR; encoded by the coding sequence GTGAGTCGCACCCGGAGCCGGGGCGGTGAGTCGGAGCGGGACGTGGACGCGTCCGGGGCCGATACGGATACCGCTCGGTTCGACGCGGGCCGCGAGTGGCTCTCGAGCGGACTCGCTGTGCCGGCACTGCTCGGTGCGGTGTTGTTCGCCTCCTTCGTCGTCCCGTTCGCGGTCTTTCTGGTCCGAATGCGAGACGTCGACGTCGTCGCCGGACTCGCGAACCCGACGGTTCGGGACGCGATCGGGACCTCGCTGGTGACGGCCCCGATCTCGACGGCCATTGCGACCGTCTTCGGCGTGCCGCTGGCATACGTCCTCTCGCGGGCCTCGTTTCGCGGCAAGCGGCTGGTCGAAGCGCTCGTCTTGCTCCCGCTCGTCGTCCCGCCGATCGTCGGCGGCGTGATGTTACTGACCGTCGTGGGTCGATACACGCCGATCGGCGCGGCCGCCGCCGCGCTCGGAATGCCACTGACGGACAGCCGCGCCGGGGTCGTCCTCGCCCAGACGTTCGTCGCCGCACCGTTTCTCGTCGTCACCGCCCGTGCGGGCTTCGACGGCGTCGATCCCCGCCTCGAGGAGGCTGCGCGGACGATGGGGTACGGCCGAATCCGGACAGTGCGACTGGTCTCGCTGCCGCTCGCCCGCAACGCCATCGCCGCGGGGATCGTGCTGACGTTCGTCCGGGCGATCGGCGAGTTCGGCGCGACGATGATGGTCGCGTACACGCCGCGGACTATGCCGACCCAGATCCGCGTCTCGTTCATCGCCCGCGGGATCGACGCCATCGTACCGATCGCGCTCGCCCTGCTCGCCGTCGCCGTGATCGTCGTCGTCGCCGTCCAGTTGCTCGTCGGAACCCCCCGTCGCCGCTGA